A region from the Sorex araneus isolate mSorAra2 chromosome 6, mSorAra2.pri, whole genome shotgun sequence genome encodes:
- the LOC101548631 gene encoding olfactory receptor 5AS1, with protein MLKSNYTPPTEFIFVGFTDYFPLRVALFFIFLIVYILTVVGNVGLIILVNTNASLQTPMYYFLSNLSFLDISYSTAIAPKMLVNFLASKKSISLYGCALQMYFFACFADAECLILAAMAYDRYAAICNPLLYSTLMSKKVCVCFIVLAYCSGSMTSMVHVCLTFRLPFCGSNVVNHFFCDIPPLLALSCADTHLNELLLFALCGFIQTSTFVIIFISYFCILMTVLSIKSSGGRSKTFSTCASHLVAVTLFYGTLLFTYLRPTTSYSLDTDKVIALFYTVVFPMFNPIIYSFRNKDVKNALKKLLERNSTFK; from the coding sequence ATGTTGAAGAGTAATTATACCCCGCCAACTGAGTTTATATTTGTTGGATTCACAGATTATTTTCCTCTCAGAGTCgccttatttttcatatttctcatAGTATATATACTAACTGTGGTTGGAAACGTGGGTTTAATAATCCTAGTTAATACCAATGCAAGCCTTCAAACCCCCATGTATTATTTTCTCAGTAACTTGTCTTTCTTAGATATCAGCTATTCCACTGCAATTGCTCCTAAAATGTTGGTGAATTTCTTAGCATCCAAGAAGAGCATCTCTCTCTATGGCTGTGCACTGCAAAtgtatttctttgcttgctttgcTGATGCTGAGTGCCTTATCTTGGCAGCCATGGCATATGACCGCTATGCAGCCATCTGTAACCCGTTGCTCTATTCTACACTGATGTCTAAGAAAGTCTGTGTCTGTTTTATTGTGTTGGCATACTGTAGCGGAAGCATGACCTCCATGGTACATGTCTGTCTCACTTTCAGATTGCCATTTTGTGGTTCCAATGTTGTCAATCATTTTTTCTGTGATATCCCACCTCTCCTGGCCTTATCATGTGCTGATACCCATCTCAATGAACTTCTGCTCTTTGCCTTGTGTGGCTTCATCCAGACCAGCACTTTCGTGATCATATTTATCTCTTATTTCTGCATCCTCATGACTGTCTTGAGCATCAAGTCCTCCGGCGGCCGAAGCAAAACTTTTTCCACTTGTGCGTCTCATCTTGTGGCGGTCACCTTATTCTATGGAACACTCCTCTTCACGTACTTACGTCCCACCACCAGTTATTCCTTAGACACGGACAAGGTAATTGCTCTCTTCTATACCGTTGTCTTTCCCATGTTTAACCCAATAATATATAGCTTCAGAAATAAGGATGTCAAAAATGCCCTTAAAAAACTATTAGAAAGAAACTCGACTTTCAAATAA